A stretch of the Nitrososphaerota archaeon genome encodes the following:
- a CDS encoding 50S ribosomal protein P1, producing MEYIYAALLLHRLQQPITEENVKKVIAAAGVTPNEVKVKALVSALSEINIDEAIKNATLTPIAAPTTAAPAAPTQAPAAAPAKEEKKEEEEKKGEEEALAGLAALFG from the coding sequence ATGGAATACATATATGCTGCTCTGCTCCTTCATAGGCTTCAGCAGCCTATAACTGAAGAGAATGTGAAGAAGGTGATAGCTGCAGCCGGTGTAACACCCAACGAAGTTAAGGTGAAGGCTCTAGTCTCAGCCCTATCTGAGATCAACATAGATGAAGCTATAAAGAACGCCACACTAACACCAATAGCAGCACCAACCACCGCGGCTCCAGCAGCACCGACACAAGCACCAGCAGCAGCACCAGCCAAAGAAGAGAAGAAGGAAGAGGAGGAAAAGAAGGGCGAAGAAGAAGCACTCGCCGGACTAGCAGCACTATTCGGCTGA